A stretch of the Gymnogyps californianus isolate 813 chromosome 15, ASM1813914v2, whole genome shotgun sequence genome encodes the following:
- the ABCA3 gene encoding phospholipid-transporting ATPase ABCA3: MVVLRQFGLLLWKNYILQKRQILVTVIEICLPLLFAAILIALRHRVHSISHPNATVYPPESVDDLPGFFYRRHPGNPWELAYVPSNSSAVRSIAEAVERALPISIRAQGFASERDFEEYIKSDNRSGSVLAAVVFKHRFQQSTAPLPLQVDYELRFKYSPRNAPRSEQTGLNPNLDRDWHTSYLFPLFQLPGPREAKFADGGTPGYIREGFLAVQHAVDRAIMQYHANASSTSLLENITVVVQRFPYPAYVNDLFLLAIQNQLPLLLMLSFTYTSLNIVRAVVHEKEKKLKEYMHMMGLSNWLHWSAWFLMFFLFLLVSVFFVTVLFCVKVSEQGAVLTNSDPTLVFTFLAIFSISSISFNFMVSTFFSRANVAAAAGGFLYFFSYIPYFFISPRYDLMSHSQKLASCLISNVAMAMGAQLIGMFEGKGTGIQWRDLMKPVSVDDNFTLAQVLGMLLLDSALYGVVAWYVEAVFPGEYGVPQPWYFFLTPSYWCGRPRTVVGKEKEEEEDPEKALKSQYIEEEPADLVSGIKIKHLSKVFKVGNKTKEAVKDLTVNMYEGQITVLLGHNGAGKTTTLSMLTGLHSPTGGQAYINGYEISQDMVLIRRSLGLCPQHDVLFDNMTVEEHLRFYAGLKGYPPSKCPEEINHILRILNLEDKRRSLTKALSGGMKRKLSIGIALIGDSKVVMLDEPTSGMDPASRRATWDLLQQQRSNRTILLTTHFMDEADLLGDRIAIMAKGELQCCGSSLFLKRKYGAGYHMVMVKEPYCNLGEISRLICQYVPNATMESNAGAELSFILPKESTHRFEALFTELEQKREELGIASYGASVTTMEEVFLRVGKLVDSSMDIQAIQLPALQYQHERRSNDWAMDDSSSLSGMTDMTDDSGALITEDCSSIKLNTGFYLCCQQFYAMFMKRAMYSWRNWKMVAAQFLVPLIFTAFALIVAKTFPGPRDSSLLRLTLEPYGQTVVPFCVSAASGLSQRLAEQYVELLDAQRQSPLEVLGGLEEYLISRASEEGGAFNEHYITAASFEGAGNRTVVTALFNNQAYHSPATALMLADNAVFRVLAGPNASITVTNYPQPRNITEKAKDQLMEGQTGFAIAINLLYGMASLASTFALLLVSERAIKAKHVQFVSGVYVVNFWLSALLWDIINFLIPCALMLVIFQAFDVQAFTQDSHLVDVMLIFLLYGWAIIPLMYLLSFFFSVAATAYTRLTIFNILSGTATFLAVTIMSIPELGLVDLSKTLDKVFLVLPNYCLGQCISDFYQNYEFIQFCTSSVEAIFICKAFNISYQMNYFSWETPGIGRYLTSLTIQGFSFLFLLFLIETNLLWRLRTLLCGICRRRKWVALLNRVSVLPEDRDVADERKKVLESPPELLSSLSSPLVIKELTKVYDSRESLLAVDRISLAVSKGECFGLLGFNGAGKTTTFKMLTGDESITSGDAFVDGHSILANIKKVQQRIGYCPQFDALLDHMTGRETLSMYARLRGIPERYIGSCVENMLRGLLLEPHADKLVRTYSGGNKRKLSAGIALIGGPPVIFLDEPSTGMDPVARRLLWDAVTRTRECGKSIIFTSHSMEECEALCTRLAIMVNGQFKCLGSPQHLKSKFGSGYTLLAKTRSEEEGELQAFKAFVEKTFPGSVLKHEHQGMVHYHLTNKNLSWAQVFGALEKAKEKYRLEDYSVSQISLEQVFMSFTRFQHYTEDRGK, encoded by the exons ATGGTTGTTCTCAGGCAGTttgggctgctgctctggaagaACTACATCCTGCAG aaacGGCAGATCTTGGTGACAGTCATCGAAATCTGCCTGCCGCTGCTCTTCGCCGCCATCCTGATAGCGCTGCGGCACCGGGTGCACTCCATCAGCCACCCCAACGCCACCGTCTACCCCCCCGAGTCCGTGGATGACCTGCCGGGCTTCTTCTACCGCCGGCATCCCGGCAACCCCTGGGAGCTGGCTTACGTCCCCTCCAACAGCAGCGCCGTCAGGAGCATTGCCGAGGCGGTGGAGAGAGCTTTACCCATCAGCATCAGAG CTCAGGGCTTTGCCTCGGAGCGGGACTTCGAGGAGTACATCAAGTCGGACAACCGCTCGGGCAGCGTGCTGGCCGCCGTCGTGTTCAAGCACCGCTTCCAGCAGAGCACGGCCCCGCTGCCCCTCCAG GTCGACTATGAGCTGCGCTTCAAGTACAGCCCGAGGAACGCGCCGCGGAGCGAGCAGACGGGTCTGAACCCCAACCTGGACCGGGACTGGCACACCAGCTACCTCTTCCCGCTCTTCCAGCTGCCCGGGCCCCGGGAGGCCAAGTTTGCCGATGGGGGGACGCCGG GCTATATCCGAGAAGGTTTCCTGGCGGTGCAGCATGCGGTGGACAGAGCCATCATGCAGTACCACGCCAACGCCAGCTCCACCAGCCTGCTGGAGAACATCACGGTGGTGGTGCAGCGCTTCCCCTACCCGGCGTACGTCAACGACCTCTTCCTCCTCGCCATCCAGAACCAGCTGCCCCTGCTGCTCATGCTCAGCTTCACCTACACCTCGCTCAACATCGTCCGCGCCGTCGTGCACGAGAAGGAGAAGAAGCTGAAG GAGTACATGCACATGATGGGCCTCAGCAACTGGTTGCACTGGAGCGCCTGGTTCCTtatgttcttcctcttcctcctggtgTCCGTCTTTTTCGTCACCGTGCTCTTCTGTGTCAAG GTGAGCGAACAGGGAGCGGTGCTCACCAACAGCGACCCCACACTGGTGTTCACCTTCCTCGCCatcttctccatctcctctATCTCCTTCAACTTCATGGTGAGCACCTTCTTCTCGAGAG CAAACGTCGCGGCTGCCGCTGGCGGCTTCCTCTACTTTTTCTCCTACATCCCTTACTTCTTCATCTCGCCCCGCTACGACCTGATGTCCCACAGCCAGAAGCTGGCGTCCTGCCTCATCTCCAACGTGGCCATGGCCATGGGGGCACAGCTTATAGGCATGTTCGAAGGAAAAG GGACTGGCATTCAGTGGAGGGACCTCATGAAGCCCGTCAGCGTGGACGACAACTTTACCTTAGCTCAagtgctggggatgctgctccTGGACTCGGCGCTCTACGGCGTGGTGGCCTGGTACGTGGAGGCCGTCTTTCCAGGGGAGTACGGCGTGCCTCAGCCGTGGTACTTCTTCTTGACG CCCTCGTACTGGTGCGGGCGCCCCAGGACCGTCGTGGgcaaagagaaggaggaggaggaggacccCGAGAAAGCTCTGAAGAGCCAGTACATTGAGGAGGAACCTGCCGACCTCGTGTCGGGAATCAAAATAAAGCACCTTTCCAAG GTCTTCAAAGTGGGAAACAAGACGAAAGAGGCAGTCAAGGATTTAACGGTGAACATGTATGAAGGGCAGATCACCGTCCTGTTGGGACACAACGGTGCTGGGAAGACCACCACTCTGTCCATGCTCACGG GTCTGCACTCTCCGACGGGCGGGCAGGCGTACATCAACGGCTACGAGATCTCCCAGGACATGGTCCTGATCCGCCGCAGCCTGGGCCTGTGTCCCCAGCACGACGTCCTCTTCGACAACATGACGGTGGAAGAGCACCTCCGCTTTTACGCAGGG CTGAAGGGGTACCCACCCTCCAAGTGCCCCGAGGAGATCAACCACATCCTGAGGATCCTCAACCTGGAGGACAAGCGCCGCTCTCTGACCAAGGCGCTCTCCGGCGGCATGAAGCGCAAGCTCTCCATTGGCATTGCCCTCATTGGGGACTCCAAG GTGGTGATGCTGGATGAGCCGACGTCAGGGATGGACCCAGCCTCTCGCAGGGCCACGTgggacctcctgcagcagcagaggagcaacCGCACCATCCTGCTGACCACCCACTTCATGGATGAGGCTGACCTGCTGGGAGACCGCATAGCTATCATGGCCAAGGGCGAGCTGCAGTGCTGCGGCTCCTCACTCTTCCTCAAGCGTAAATACG GGGCAGGATATCACATGGTGATGGTGAAGGAGCCCTACTGTAACCTGGGGGAGATCTCCCGCCTCATCTGTCAGTACGTGCCCAACGCCACCATGGAGAGCAATGCCGGGGCAGAGCTGTCCTTCATCCTGCCTAAGGAGAGCACGCACAG GTTTGAGGCCCTGTTCACGGAGCTGGAGCAGAAGCGGGAGGAGCTGGGCATCGCCAGCTACGGTGCCTCGGTCACCACCATGGAGGAAGTCTTCCTGAG GGTTGGGAAGCTTGTGGATTCCAGCATGGATATCCAGGCCAtccagctgcctgctctccagTACCAGCACGAGAGACGCTCCAACGACTGGGCCATGGATGACTCCAGCAGCCTGAGCGGCATGACAGATATGACGGACGACAGCGGGGCACTCATTACGGAGGACTGCTCCAGCATCAAGCTCAACACCGGG TTCTACCTGTGCTGCCAGCAGTTCTACGCCATGTTCATGAAGCGAGCCATGTACAGCTGGCGCAACTGGAAGATGGTGGCAGCGCAGTTCCTCGTGCCTCTGATCTTCACTGCCTTTGCCCTCATCGTGGCCAAGACCTTCCCGGGACCCAGGGACTCCTCCCTGCTGAGGCTGACGCTGGAGCCCTACGGCCAGACCGTCGTGCCTTTCTGCGTCTCGGCCGCCTCGGGTCTGTCGCAGAGGTTGGCAGAGCAGTACGTGGAGCTGCTGGACGCCCAGCGTCAGTCACCGCTGGAGGTGCTGG GTGGCCTGGAGGAGTACCTCATCTCAAGAGCCTCCGAGGAAGGAGGAGCCTTCAACGAGCACTACATCACAGCTGCCTCCTTTGAAGGAGCCGGGAACCGCACGGTGGTCACCGCACTCTTCAACAACCAGGCATATCACTCCCCCGCCACGGCCCTTATGCTGGCCGACAACGCTGTCTTCAGGGTACTGGCGGGCCCCAATGCCTCCATCACAGTCACCAACTACCCTCAGCCCCGCAACATCACCGAGAAGGCCAAAGACCAGCTCATGGA AGGCCAGACCGGGTTCGCCATCGCCATCAACTTGCTGTACGGCATGGCCTCGCTCGCCAGCACCTTCGCTCTGCTGCTGGTCAGCGAGCGGGCCATCAAAGCCAAGCACGTCCAGTTTGTCAGCGGCGTCTACGTGGTCAACTTCTGGCTTTCGGCCCTGCTCTGGGACATCATCAACTTCCTCATCCCTTGTGCTCTGATGCTG GTGATATTCCAAGCCTTTGACGTGCAAGCCTTCACCCAAGACAGCCACCTCGTTGATGTGATGCTGATCTTCCTCCTTTATGGCTGGGCCATCATCCCCCTCATGTACCTCCTCAGCTTCTTCTTTTCGGTGGCAGCCACGGCCTACACCCGTCTTACCATCTTCAACATCCTCTCAGGCACGGCCACCTTCCTCGCGGTCACCATCATGAGCATCCCAG AGCTGGGCTTGGTGGACCTCTCCAAAACCCTGGATAAAGTCTTTCTTGTCTTACCCAATTACTGCTTGGGCCAATGCATCAGTGACTTCTACCAGAACTACGAGTTCATTCAGTTTTGTACCTCCTCCGTTGAAGCCATCTTCATCTGCAAGGCGTTCA ATATCAGTTATCAGATGAACTACTTTTCCTGGGAGACGCCTGGGATTGGACGATACCTGACCTCCTTGACCATCCAGggtttctccttcctcttcctccttttcctcattGAGACAAACCTTCTCTGGAGACTGAGAACTTTGCTCTGTGGCATCTGCAGGCGGCGGAAATGG GTAGCACTGCTGAACAGGGTGTCTGTGCTGCCAGAGGACCGGGACGTGGCagatgagaggaagaaagtTTTGGAGTCGCCACCAGAACTGCTGTCATCTCTCAGCAGCCCTCTGGTCATCAAAGAGCTCACCAAG GTCTACGACAGCCGGGAGTCCCTGCTGGCGGTGGACAGGATCTCCTTGGCGGTCAGCAAAGGGGAATGCTTTGGCCTTCTTGGCTTCAACGGAGCGGGCAAAACCACCACCTTCAAGATGCTGACTGGTGACGAGAGCATCACGTCGGGGGACGCCTTTGTGGATGGCCACAGCATTCTGGCCAACATCAAGAAG GTCCAGCAGCGGATCGGCTACTGCCCGCAGTTCGATGCCCTCCTGGACCACATGACGGGCCGCGAGACCCTGAGCATGTACGCCCGGCTGCGGGGCATCCCCGAGCGTTACATCGGCAGCTGCGTGGAGAACATGCTGAGAGGGCTGCTCCTGGAGCCCCACGCTGACAAGCTCGTGAGGACCTACAG TGGTGGTAACAAGCGGAAGCTGAGCGCTGGCATTGCCCTCATCGGTGGTCCCCCCGTGATCTTCCTGGATGAGCCCTCCACCGGCATGGACCCCGTGGCCCGACGTTTGCTCTGGGACGCGGTGACACGGACGCGGGAGTGTGGGAAATCCATCATCTTCACCTCCCACAG CATGGAGGAGTGCGAGGCCCTGTGCACGCGGCTGGCCATCATGGTGAACGGGCAGTTCAAATGCctgggcagcccccagcacctgAAAAGCAAGTTCGGCAGTGGCTACACCTTGCTGGCCAAAACGCGGAGTGAGGAGGAGGGCGAGCTGCAGGCCTTCAAGGCCTTCGTGGAGAAGACTTTCCCAG GCAGTGTCCTGAAACACGAGCACCAGGGCATGGTACATTATCACTTGACCAACAAGAACCTCAGCTGGGCACAG GTCTTCGGGGCCTTGGAGAAAGCCAAAGAGAAGTATCGCTTGGAAGACTATTCGGTGAGCCAGATATCCCTGGAGCAAGTCTTCATGAGCTTCACTCGCTTCCAGCACTACACAGAGGACAGAGGGAAATGA